One window of Robiginitalea biformata HTCC2501 genomic DNA carries:
- the glmM gene encoding phosphoglucosamine mutase yields MTLIKSISGIRGTIGGHPGENLTPLDTVRFAAAYGTWLREHRPGKRLQVVIGRDARLSGEMVQDLVVATLTGLGIDILDLGLSTTPTVELAVPMEKADGGIILTASHNPKEWNALKLLNDKGEFLDAEAGTEILKLAESEDFDFAGVDELGQRTINDAYLDIHVDEVLALEWVDADAIRKMNFRVVVDGVNSSGGIAIPKLLEALGVEVVKLYCDPTGEFPHNPEPLREHLGDICKKVVEEQAHLGIVVDPDVDRLAFIDEQGNMFGEEYTLVACADYILGKNPGNTVSNLSSTRALRDVTLSHGGRYTAAAVGEVNVVEAMKETKAVIGGEGNGGVIYPASHYGRDALVGTALFLMLLSERGVSVSELRKSYPAYFMSKNKIQLTPDLDVDAILRGMAKKYETEELHTIDGVKIDFSDCWVHLRKSNTEPIIRIYTEASSQEAADNLAGKIIGQIRALAGL; encoded by the coding sequence ATGACATTGATAAAATCCATATCCGGAATCCGGGGAACCATTGGCGGCCACCCCGGGGAGAACCTGACACCCCTGGATACCGTGCGCTTCGCTGCCGCCTACGGCACCTGGCTTCGGGAGCACCGGCCCGGCAAACGGCTGCAGGTAGTAATCGGCCGGGATGCGCGGTTATCCGGAGAGATGGTCCAGGACCTGGTAGTGGCCACGCTCACCGGGCTGGGAATCGATATCCTGGACCTTGGATTATCCACCACGCCCACCGTCGAACTGGCAGTACCTATGGAAAAAGCCGATGGGGGGATCATCCTGACTGCCAGCCATAACCCCAAGGAGTGGAATGCCCTGAAGTTGCTCAATGACAAAGGGGAATTTCTGGATGCGGAAGCGGGTACGGAAATCCTGAAGCTCGCCGAATCGGAGGATTTTGATTTTGCCGGGGTGGACGAGCTCGGTCAACGGACAATCAACGACGCTTACCTGGACATCCATGTGGACGAGGTGCTCGCCCTGGAATGGGTGGATGCCGATGCGATCCGGAAAATGAATTTCCGCGTGGTAGTGGACGGGGTGAATTCTTCCGGGGGAATCGCCATCCCCAAACTGCTGGAAGCGCTTGGCGTGGAAGTCGTGAAATTATACTGCGATCCCACCGGGGAGTTTCCCCACAACCCGGAACCCCTCAGGGAGCACCTGGGGGACATCTGCAAAAAAGTGGTGGAGGAGCAGGCCCACCTGGGGATTGTGGTGGACCCGGATGTGGACCGATTGGCGTTTATCGACGAGCAGGGCAACATGTTTGGAGAGGAGTATACCCTGGTGGCCTGTGCCGACTATATCCTGGGCAAGAACCCCGGGAATACGGTATCCAACCTGTCATCCACCCGGGCGCTCCGGGATGTGACCCTCTCGCACGGGGGGCGTTATACGGCAGCCGCCGTGGGGGAAGTCAACGTAGTGGAAGCCATGAAGGAAACAAAGGCCGTAATCGGGGGCGAAGGCAACGGGGGGGTAATTTACCCGGCCAGCCACTACGGCAGGGATGCCCTGGTGGGGACCGCCCTCTTCCTGATGCTGCTGTCCGAACGCGGCGTTTCGGTAAGCGAGCTGAGGAAATCCTACCCGGCCTATTTTATGAGCAAAAACAAGATTCAACTGACCCCGGACCTGGACGTGGATGCCATCCTCCGGGGAATGGCCAAAAAATACGAGACCGAGGAACTCCACACCATCGACGGGGTGAAAATTGATTTTTCGGACTGTTGGGTACACCTGAGAAAGTCCAATACCGAGCCGATTATCCGGATTTACACAGAAGCCTCCAGCCAGGAGGCCGCCGACAACCTGGCGGGAAAAATCATCGGGCAGATCCGCGCCCTGGCGGGGCTTTAA
- a CDS encoding lysophospholipid acyltransferase family protein, with amino-acid sequence MQRAVYLVAYPLLWLVARLPFPLLYLLSDGVFFLLFHAVRYRRQVVRANLALVFPDRPESERRTIERRFYAHMCDMFLEMIKTLAISEREMQRRFQIDNLEILHQLERQNRIVILLMPHYASWEWALSLDSHIRSRGYGVYQPLGNPYFDKLVRRIRAKWGTTLIPTRETRKGVAEIVRQRELATIGFISDQSPMVKKAVHWGDFMGITVPMHTGAEELCKKHDLPAVYLKVRKTGRGFYRSEIILLSDDPQSVPDFGITDAFFREVERSILEAPEYYFWTHKRWKHRNKRPKHLPARPKEVTSGS; translated from the coding sequence ATGCAACGAGCCGTTTATCTGGTGGCCTACCCCCTACTCTGGCTGGTGGCGCGGTTGCCCTTCCCGCTTCTCTACCTGTTATCCGACGGAGTATTCTTCCTCCTGTTCCACGCCGTGCGGTACCGCCGGCAGGTTGTTCGCGCAAACCTCGCCCTGGTTTTCCCGGACCGGCCGGAATCCGAGCGCCGGACCATTGAACGACGTTTCTATGCCCACATGTGCGATATGTTCCTGGAAATGATCAAGACACTGGCTATTTCCGAACGGGAAATGCAGAGAAGGTTTCAGATCGACAACCTGGAAATCCTGCATCAACTGGAACGGCAAAACCGGATCGTCATCCTCTTGATGCCCCATTACGCCAGTTGGGAATGGGCCCTGTCTCTGGACTCCCATATCCGTTCCCGGGGGTACGGGGTGTATCAGCCCCTGGGCAACCCGTATTTCGATAAACTCGTCCGCCGGATCCGCGCCAAATGGGGTACCACCCTGATCCCGACACGGGAGACGCGGAAGGGAGTGGCTGAAATTGTTCGGCAGCGGGAACTCGCCACCATCGGCTTTATCAGCGACCAGTCACCGATGGTCAAAAAGGCGGTGCATTGGGGGGACTTCATGGGAATTACGGTGCCCATGCATACCGGGGCGGAGGAACTCTGTAAAAAGCACGACCTGCCGGCCGTATACCTGAAAGTGCGCAAGACGGGCCGGGGATTTTACCGGAGTGAGATCATCCTGCTGTCAGACGACCCGCAATCGGTGCCGGACTTCGGTATTACCGATGCCTTTTTCCGGGAGGTTGAGCGTTCCATCCTTGAAGCCCCCGAATATTATTTCTGGACCCACAAGCGGTGGAAGCATCGCAACAAGCGACCAAAACACCTCCCGGCCCGGCCAAAGGAAGTGACCTCGGGTTCCTGA
- a CDS encoding rhomboid family intramembrane serine protease — protein sequence MNLHLATIILIAANILVSIKGFNDLQFFDRYKFNISAIRAGQRERTITSGFLHVDVAHLFVNMFTLYFFADVVIDWFGPSRFLITYLVSLLAGSLLAMYFHRDEPFYSAVGASGAVTGVLYAAILLEPEMRLALMFIPIPLPAYILGIAYLLYSIYGMKSRLGNIGHTAHFGGAVGGYVITLLFKPDIITSHPTMVILLALPIVLLFILQKLGKI from the coding sequence ATGAATTTACACCTGGCTACCATCATCCTGATTGCCGCCAATATCCTGGTGAGTATCAAAGGCTTCAACGATTTGCAGTTCTTTGACCGGTATAAGTTCAACATCAGCGCTATACGGGCGGGTCAGCGGGAGCGGACCATTACTTCGGGTTTCCTGCACGTGGATGTGGCCCACCTTTTTGTGAACATGTTCACCCTGTATTTTTTTGCCGATGTGGTTATCGACTGGTTCGGGCCCTCCCGGTTTCTGATCACCTACCTGGTAAGTTTACTGGCCGGGAGCCTGCTGGCCATGTATTTTCACCGGGACGAACCTTTTTACAGCGCCGTGGGCGCCAGCGGTGCGGTGACGGGCGTACTTTACGCGGCCATCCTGCTGGAACCCGAGATGCGCCTTGCCCTGATGTTTATCCCGATCCCGCTCCCTGCCTATATCCTGGGGATAGCCTACCTGTTGTATTCCATCTACGGCATGAAAAGCCGCCTGGGGAATATCGGGCATACGGCGCACTTTGGGGGTGCGGTTGGCGGGTACGTCATTACACTCCTGTTCAAGCCGGATATTATCACAAGCCACCCTACCATGGTCATCCTGCTGGCACTCCCCATCGTTTTGCTCTTTATCCTCCAGAAACTCGGAAAGATTTAG
- a CDS encoding LVIVD repeat-containing protein, translating to MKHVVWAICALALLAGCSDQTTIYQDNLQDDLVLETNPNALAAAISYSQAGVLGIYEENNASGKAPDEAGDYPLTLIASVSPPSYQAGDNLTASHVDLDGAFAYVAYNTVGETYSGAVDVVNISDPHNPRVTARLFYLNADINSLAYANGYLYIVGGVDAETSATATANSFVARIPASNGTLSTDAITYGFQQGYNATDVLVLADRILVSSGKEGSITAYNPTDLTILDEAFVADARSVAATPTGIAVLDAGTGVRLWNTDLTENSVVAVTTDLGEATKKTLTVGDGTLLVAEADRGTGLYDLGSGELLEYLPIPIHPDGVEADAVVTNAVVSNEAVIFMANGGAGLCISEEDANGADLVGIVELDGSVNYVASQGDYAFAATGEGGLQIIKLNRPSESLESRCEGLDKYRGSSRMEIASGTSEAYSGQKRLNTIDVFGELLLCGSWTVNNDVEIAADASMSLYGTLAVGKFYRKRDITVGEGSVLVIEGDVTIYGDLILEDGASVEFLGTESVLDVFGQVVQKGNATITGTFRDVRGVF from the coding sequence ATGAAACATGTGGTATGGGCCATATGCGCCCTTGCACTCCTGGCCGGGTGCAGCGACCAAACGACTATTTATCAGGACAACCTTCAGGACGACCTCGTACTGGAGACCAACCCCAATGCGCTTGCGGCAGCCATCAGCTACAGCCAGGCCGGCGTGCTGGGGATCTATGAAGAAAACAACGCCAGCGGCAAGGCTCCGGATGAGGCCGGGGACTACCCGTTGACGCTTATCGCGTCCGTTTCCCCTCCATCCTACCAGGCCGGGGACAATTTGACCGCTTCCCATGTGGACCTGGATGGCGCGTTTGCGTATGTAGCCTACAACACCGTCGGGGAAACCTATTCGGGTGCTGTGGATGTGGTGAATATCTCCGACCCCCATAACCCGAGGGTAACTGCTCGGCTTTTTTACCTGAACGCCGATATCAATTCCCTGGCGTACGCCAACGGCTATCTCTATATCGTCGGCGGGGTAGATGCCGAAACCTCGGCCACGGCCACAGCCAACTCGTTTGTGGCGCGTATTCCGGCGAGCAACGGGACGCTTTCCACGGATGCCATCACCTATGGCTTCCAACAGGGCTATAACGCCACCGATGTGTTGGTGCTGGCCGACCGGATCCTGGTGAGCAGCGGCAAGGAAGGCAGTATTACAGCCTACAATCCCACCGACCTGACAATCCTGGACGAAGCCTTCGTGGCGGACGCCCGTTCCGTGGCGGCCACGCCTACGGGAATTGCGGTACTGGATGCGGGTACCGGGGTGCGCCTTTGGAATACGGACCTCACGGAAAACTCCGTGGTGGCGGTTACCACAGATTTGGGTGAAGCCACCAAGAAAACACTGACTGTGGGGGACGGGACGCTCCTGGTTGCGGAGGCGGACCGCGGAACCGGCCTGTACGATTTGGGAAGCGGGGAACTTCTGGAATATCTTCCCATCCCGATTCACCCGGACGGGGTGGAAGCCGATGCCGTGGTTACCAATGCAGTGGTATCCAACGAGGCCGTCATATTCATGGCCAACGGGGGTGCCGGTCTCTGCATTTCGGAGGAAGACGCAAACGGCGCCGACCTGGTGGGCATTGTGGAACTGGACGGTTCCGTCAACTATGTGGCTTCCCAGGGCGATTACGCCTTTGCGGCCACCGGGGAAGGCGGGCTGCAGATCATCAAGCTCAACCGGCCCAGCGAGAGCCTGGAAAGCCGGTGTGAGGGACTCGATAAATACCGGGGTTCTTCCAGGATGGAAATCGCTTCGGGTACCTCTGAGGCATACAGCGGGCAAAAACGACTCAATACCATCGATGTCTTCGGGGAACTCCTGCTCTGCGGTTCCTGGACGGTCAATAACGACGTGGAAATTGCGGCAGACGCCTCGATGAGCCTTTACGGCACCCTGGCCGTCGGCAAGTTTTACCGAAAGCGCGATATCACCGTAGGCGAAGGCAGTGTCCTGGTGATTGAAGGGGATGTCACCATCTACGGAGACCTCATCCTGGAAGACGGTGCCAGCGTAGAATTCCTCGGGACCGAATCTGTCCTGGATGTTTTCGGACAGGTTGTTCAGAAGGGCAACGCAACCATTACCGGTACCTTCCGGGATGTGCGCGGGGTATTCTAG
- a CDS encoding TlpA disulfide reductase family protein, whose amino-acid sequence MKKTLLIIACGLAIAACNDGGSEGFRIEGSLEGDLADGTQVILRKSDENMQPVDVDTATLDAGRFSFAGTADQPELYYLFVKGVRGGIPLILENGTIDVRAHKDSLQAAELSGTPQNDAYAAYIQGAREKSRQRLSMNEDMRKAVMEKDTVMIESLRDEYFELLDRMTQYEKDFVRENPDALISALVLNRMLQSNAVPVAEVEELYGTLSEEIRETTHGSGISEKLESAKRTAIGAKAPAFSAPTPDGDPLALSEALGKVTLVDFWAAWCRPCRAENPNIVRVYNKYKDKGFKVLGVSLDRNAEDWKQAIADDNLDWQHVSNVRYFDEIAELYNVSAIPASFILDENGVIVAKNLRGDALEEKIAELLP is encoded by the coding sequence ATGAAGAAAACGCTATTGATTATCGCATGTGGACTGGCCATTGCGGCCTGTAATGACGGGGGCTCGGAAGGTTTCCGAATTGAAGGGAGTTTGGAGGGAGACCTCGCAGACGGAACCCAGGTGATCCTGCGAAAAAGCGATGAAAATATGCAACCCGTGGATGTGGATACGGCTACCCTGGATGCCGGCCGTTTTTCCTTTGCCGGGACAGCCGATCAACCGGAATTGTACTACCTCTTTGTCAAAGGGGTTCGCGGGGGCATCCCGCTAATCCTCGAGAATGGGACCATCGATGTTCGGGCGCACAAAGACAGCCTGCAGGCAGCCGAACTGAGCGGGACTCCCCAGAACGATGCGTATGCAGCTTATATACAGGGCGCACGGGAAAAATCCCGGCAGCGGCTCTCGATGAATGAGGATATGCGTAAAGCGGTAATGGAAAAAGACACGGTGATGATTGAGTCGCTGCGGGACGAATACTTTGAATTGCTGGACCGCATGACGCAGTACGAGAAGGATTTTGTTCGAGAAAACCCGGATGCCCTGATCTCCGCACTGGTCTTAAACCGGATGCTCCAGAGCAATGCCGTTCCCGTGGCCGAGGTGGAGGAACTCTACGGGACCCTCTCAGAGGAGATCCGGGAAACCACGCACGGATCGGGTATATCCGAAAAACTGGAATCTGCAAAGCGCACCGCCATCGGGGCAAAAGCGCCCGCTTTTTCCGCCCCGACCCCGGACGGTGACCCGCTTGCCCTGAGCGAAGCCCTCGGGAAGGTAACCCTGGTGGATTTCTGGGCTGCCTGGTGTCGTCCCTGCAGGGCGGAGAACCCGAATATCGTCCGGGTTTACAACAAATACAAGGATAAGGGCTTCAAGGTACTGGGGGTTTCCCTGGACCGCAATGCGGAAGACTGGAAACAGGCCATTGCCGATGATAACCTGGACTGGCAGCACGTGTCTAACGTCCGGTACTTCGATGAAATTGCCGAACTCTACAACGTGAGCGCCATCCCGGCCAGTTTTATCCTGGATGAAAACGGGGTGATCGTAGCCAAAAACCTCCGGGGAGACGCACTCGAAGAGAAAATAGCCGAGTTGCTGCCCTAG
- a CDS encoding FAD-binding and (Fe-S)-binding domain-containing protein, which translates to MEISELKQLAQSLGGTLHWDELHQALYATDASVYRMKPLAMAFPRDSSDIAKLIRFAGAHGVGLIPRTAGTSLAGQCVGPGIVVDVSRHMTEILELNAEERTVRVQPGVVRDELNDFLRPHGLFFGPNTSTSNRCMIGGMVGNNSSGTTSIQYGVTRDKVVALTALLSDGSEIDVRDLNPREFHEKAQGETLEANIYKEIHKELSNKEIQNEIVREFPHPDIHRRNTGYAVDALLDTAVFGRSDAPFNLAKILSGSEGTLAFTTEITLRLDPLPPGVSAMLVPHYRTLDDSLSDVVPAMTHDLHLCEMMDKVILDCTRNNREQSENRFFVEGDPAALLMLEVRAGDADALETRIRALQETLKTAGRAYAVPVLYGEDIRKAVDLRKAGLGLLGNMVGDHKAVACIEDTAVALPDLRDFIGEFTKIMEGYGQQAVYYAHAGAGELHLRPILDLKKSADVALFRSITTDVARLTKKYRGSFSGEHGDGIVRAEFIPMMIGEENYQLLRRIKTAFDPKGVFNPGKIVDAFPMDRSLRYEPDREEPEPGTLLDFSDSQGILRAAEKCNGSGDCRKSHTMAGAMCPSYQATRRESDTTRGRANTLREMLTQYPGNNGFNRPELKEVFDLCLSCKACARECPSNVDVATLKAEFSYQYQKANGFSLRNRLFAYNTRINALNSRVAGLANALTGNNAVGRALKRLAGVAPERTLPPVGRADFDGHLRRLQAEYRPEGRPVALYIDEFTRYLDTRQGKDAVELLTRLGYRVELFFAESGRTFISKGFLEQAQRLARRNSSALSALAEKGIPLLGLEPSAILTFRDEYKRMGLPPETASRIAGNAFLIEEFLAGEAREGRIGSDRFTREFREVKIHNHCYQKALSDQKITFDILNLPENYRVSIIPSGCCGMAGSFGYEKEHYGVSMAVGELRLFPAIRKSEDTVLLAANGTSCRHQIYDGTGRRAEHPVTLLKEALIA; encoded by the coding sequence TTGGAGATTTCTGAACTCAAACAACTTGCGCAGTCGCTCGGAGGGACGCTGCATTGGGACGAACTGCACCAGGCCCTCTATGCAACGGATGCCTCGGTTTACCGCATGAAGCCCCTGGCTATGGCTTTTCCCAGGGATTCCTCGGATATCGCAAAGCTGATCCGTTTTGCCGGGGCCCACGGGGTTGGTTTGATACCCCGGACGGCCGGTACTTCCCTGGCCGGACAATGCGTGGGGCCGGGAATCGTTGTGGACGTATCCCGCCACATGACGGAAATTCTGGAGCTCAATGCGGAAGAGCGCACCGTCCGCGTGCAACCGGGGGTGGTCCGGGACGAACTCAATGACTTCCTGAGGCCCCACGGCCTGTTTTTCGGGCCAAACACCTCTACCTCCAACCGCTGTATGATCGGGGGGATGGTCGGGAATAACTCCAGCGGTACGACCTCCATTCAATATGGCGTGACGCGTGATAAAGTCGTTGCCCTTACCGCACTGTTATCCGATGGGAGCGAAATAGACGTCCGGGATCTCAACCCCCGGGAATTCCACGAGAAAGCCCAGGGCGAAACACTTGAAGCAAATATTTATAAGGAGATACATAAGGAACTATCCAATAAGGAGATACAAAATGAAATAGTTCGAGAATTTCCGCATCCCGACATCCACCGCAGAAATACGGGCTACGCAGTGGACGCGCTGCTGGATACCGCTGTTTTCGGACGGTCCGATGCGCCCTTTAACCTGGCGAAAATCCTCAGCGGCAGCGAGGGGACGCTGGCATTTACCACGGAGATTACCCTCCGGCTGGACCCACTGCCCCCAGGTGTTTCCGCTATGCTTGTGCCGCATTACCGTACGCTCGATGACAGCCTGTCGGACGTGGTGCCGGCCATGACGCACGACCTGCACCTCTGCGAGATGATGGACAAAGTGATCCTGGATTGCACACGGAACAATCGGGAACAAAGCGAAAACCGCTTCTTTGTGGAGGGCGACCCGGCGGCCCTGCTCATGCTCGAAGTGCGGGCCGGGGATGCCGATGCCCTGGAAACGCGGATACGCGCCCTGCAAGAGACCCTGAAAACCGCCGGGAGGGCCTATGCGGTTCCCGTCCTGTACGGGGAAGATATCCGCAAAGCAGTTGATTTGCGCAAGGCGGGGCTTGGGTTGCTGGGAAATATGGTGGGCGACCATAAAGCCGTTGCGTGTATCGAAGACACGGCTGTTGCCCTGCCGGACCTCAGGGATTTTATCGGGGAATTCACGAAAATCATGGAGGGCTACGGGCAACAGGCCGTGTATTACGCCCATGCGGGGGCAGGAGAGCTTCACCTCCGGCCCATCCTGGACCTCAAAAAATCGGCGGACGTGGCCCTTTTTCGCTCAATCACCACAGACGTGGCCCGACTGACCAAAAAGTACCGGGGCTCCTTCAGCGGGGAACACGGTGACGGGATAGTCCGTGCGGAATTTATCCCGATGATGATCGGGGAGGAAAATTACCAGTTGCTGCGGCGAATCAAAACGGCCTTTGACCCAAAAGGCGTTTTCAACCCCGGGAAAATCGTCGACGCGTTTCCTATGGATCGCTCCCTGCGTTACGAGCCGGACCGTGAGGAACCCGAACCCGGTACACTTCTCGATTTTTCGGACAGCCAGGGAATATTACGCGCCGCCGAAAAATGCAATGGCAGCGGGGACTGCAGGAAGTCGCATACGATGGCCGGAGCCATGTGTCCGAGTTACCAGGCCACCCGCCGGGAGTCCGATACAACACGCGGCCGGGCCAATACGCTGCGGGAAATGCTTACCCAATACCCGGGAAACAACGGTTTTAACCGGCCGGAACTCAAGGAAGTGTTTGATCTTTGCCTGAGCTGCAAGGCCTGTGCCCGGGAGTGTCCGAGCAACGTGGATGTGGCCACACTGAAGGCGGAATTCAGCTATCAGTACCAGAAGGCCAACGGCTTTTCGCTCCGCAACCGGCTATTTGCCTACAACACCCGGATAAATGCCCTGAACAGCCGGGTGGCCGGCCTGGCCAATGCCCTGACGGGGAACAATGCCGTGGGCCGGGCTCTAAAGCGCCTTGCGGGGGTGGCCCCGGAGCGGACCCTGCCGCCCGTCGGCCGCGCCGATTTTGACGGCCACCTGCGACGGCTGCAGGCCGAATACCGACCTGAAGGCCGCCCGGTAGCCCTGTACATTGACGAGTTTACCCGTTACCTGGATACGCGGCAGGGGAAAGACGCCGTGGAATTACTGACCCGCCTGGGATACCGGGTAGAACTGTTTTTTGCGGAAAGCGGCCGAACGTTTATCTCCAAGGGGTTTCTGGAACAGGCCCAGCGCCTTGCCCGGAGAAACAGTTCCGCCCTGTCCGCCCTGGCTGAAAAAGGAATTCCGCTATTGGGGCTCGAGCCGTCGGCGATCCTTACCTTCCGGGACGAATACAAGCGTATGGGGCTGCCGCCCGAAACCGCCAGCCGGATAGCGGGGAACGCCTTCCTTATTGAGGAATTCCTGGCGGGCGAGGCTCGGGAAGGCCGCATTGGAAGCGACCGGTTTACCCGGGAATTCCGGGAGGTGAAGATCCACAACCACTGCTACCAGAAAGCGCTTTCGGACCAAAAGATCACCTTCGACATATTGAACCTGCCGGAAAATTACCGGGTGTCCATAATTCCTTCGGGCTGCTGTGGGATGGCGGGCTCATTCGGATACGAAAAAGAGCACTACGGGGTGAGTATGGCAGTGGGCGAGCTGCGGCTTTTCCCGGCTATCCGAAAATCGGAGGATACCGTATTATTGGCGGCCAACGGGACGAGCTGCCGGCATCAGATCTACGACGGAACAGGCCGGCGGGCCGAACATCCGGTAACACTGCTTAAGGAGGCGTTAATCGCCTGA
- a CDS encoding UDP-2,3-diacylglucosamine diphosphatase — protein sequence MKKRKPQIVVLSDVHLGTRECQADSLLAYLSSIRPATLVLNGDIFDFERFDKAYFPPSHFKVLKKILGLAASGTTVYYLTGNRDQVFRKFTGTTLGNLQIRDKLLLNLDGRKTWIFHGDICDLAGTQTKWVVRLGALGYRLLFLANRGFNRVRRLTGRGPYSLARRAGQNRAAAGHRERFEKSVVDLALENRYDTVICGHIHHPKKAWRETPKGNCLYLNSGDWVESLTALEYHFKRWKLYKYQEDKLLPFFADEELKGMDMNQLISSILEITETNKDKKTTDGSGD from the coding sequence TTGAAAAAGCGCAAGCCGCAAATAGTAGTCCTTTCGGATGTCCACCTGGGGACCCGGGAATGCCAGGCCGACTCCCTGCTCGCCTACCTGAGCAGTATTCGCCCGGCAACCCTGGTTTTAAACGGGGATATTTTCGATTTCGAGCGGTTCGACAAGGCGTACTTCCCTCCCTCCCACTTCAAGGTGCTTAAGAAAATCCTCGGACTGGCTGCCTCGGGTACCACTGTGTATTATCTGACCGGGAACCGGGACCAGGTCTTCCGGAAGTTTACCGGGACCACCCTGGGGAACCTGCAGATCCGGGATAAACTCCTGCTCAACCTGGACGGCCGCAAAACCTGGATCTTTCACGGAGATATCTGCGACCTGGCGGGTACGCAAACCAAGTGGGTCGTCCGCCTGGGCGCATTGGGTTACCGGCTGTTGTTCCTTGCCAACCGGGGCTTCAACCGGGTGCGCCGCCTGACAGGCCGCGGGCCTTATTCCCTGGCACGTCGCGCTGGGCAAAACCGGGCTGCTGCCGGACACCGGGAACGCTTTGAAAAATCTGTCGTAGACCTGGCCCTGGAAAACCGCTACGACACTGTGATATGCGGACATATCCACCATCCGAAGAAAGCGTGGAGAGAGACCCCAAAAGGAAATTGTCTCTATCTGAATTCCGGGGATTGGGTGGAGAGCCTGACGGCCCTCGAATACCATTTCAAGCGCTGGAAACTCTACAAATACCAGGAAGACAAGCTCCTCCCTTTCTTTGCTGACGAAGAACTCAAAGGGATGGACATGAACCAGCTCATCTCCAGTATTCTGGAGATTACCGAGACTAATAAAGACAAGAAAACCACAGACGGTTCAGGCGATTAA
- the aroC gene encoding chorismate synthase has protein sequence MAGNSFGTVFRLTTFGESHGKGLGGVIDGCPAGLKIDLEAIQKDLDRRRPGQSAIVTQRKESDQVQFYSGIFEGETTGTPIGFLIPNADQKSKDYSHIAGTYRPSHADYTYDQKYGKRDYRGGGRSSARETVCRVVAGAIAKQLLGDVSIQAYVSQVGNMALDTPYGELNLEEAENNPVRCPDPEMASQMEAHIREVRKSGDTIGGVVSCVIRGVPAGWGEPVFDKLHACLGGAMLSINAVKGFEYGSGFQGVTMRGSEHNDAFNPDGSTRTNHSGGVQGGISNGMDIYFRVAFKPVATLLQSYDTIDKEGREVTVQGKGRHDPCVVPRAVPIVEAMAALVLADMSLLARLSQI, from the coding sequence ATGGCAGGAAACAGCTTTGGTACGGTTTTCAGGCTCACCACCTTCGGGGAGTCACACGGTAAAGGATTGGGCGGGGTAATCGACGGTTGCCCGGCCGGTTTGAAGATCGACCTGGAGGCCATCCAGAAAGACCTGGACCGACGCAGGCCCGGGCAGTCCGCCATTGTTACCCAGCGCAAGGAGTCCGACCAGGTGCAGTTTTACTCGGGGATATTCGAGGGGGAAACCACCGGGACCCCCATCGGTTTTCTGATTCCCAATGCCGATCAGAAATCAAAAGATTACAGCCACATCGCCGGTACATACCGGCCCTCCCATGCGGATTATACCTACGATCAGAAATACGGCAAGCGGGATTACCGCGGTGGCGGGCGCAGTTCCGCCCGGGAAACGGTTTGCCGGGTGGTGGCCGGGGCGATTGCCAAACAGCTCCTGGGGGATGTATCGATCCAGGCTTATGTTTCCCAGGTGGGAAACATGGCCCTGGATACCCCGTATGGGGAACTAAACCTGGAGGAGGCCGAAAACAACCCGGTCCGCTGCCCGGATCCGGAAATGGCATCCCAAATGGAAGCGCATATCCGGGAGGTCCGTAAATCCGGGGATACGATAGGCGGGGTGGTCAGTTGCGTCATCCGGGGCGTGCCCGCCGGGTGGGGGGAGCCCGTTTTTGATAAACTACACGCCTGCCTGGGCGGGGCCATGCTTTCGATCAACGCGGTGAAGGGCTTTGAATACGGCAGCGGCTTCCAGGGCGTCACCATGCGGGGCAGCGAGCACAATGACGCCTTTAACCCGGACGGCAGTACCCGGACAAATCACAGCGGGGGTGTACAGGGCGGAATCAGCAACGGCATGGATATCTATTTCCGTGTGGCCTTTAAGCCGGTGGCCACCCTGCTGCAATCCTACGACACCATCGACAAAGAAGGCCGGGAGGTCACCGTCCAGGGGAAGGGAAGGCACGACCCGTGCGTCGTCCCGCGGGCCGTCCCTATTGTGGAGGCCATGGCAGCCCTGGTCCTCGCGGACATGTCGCTGCTGGCCCGGCTCTCCCAAATCTGA